The uncultured Trichococcus sp. DNA segment CGAGAGTGTGACGACTCCGTTTCGCTTCCTGGACTATATGATCACAAAACCTTATGCGACCGTCATCTTCAAAAATATGGTGCTCGACAGTTCGAAAGCCGGCTATGCCGGCGCCGATCAGATCGGGACGACGAAAATCACCAGCGATCGCCTGATTCTCGTCGACGAAGATCCGACCGTGGCGGATGTGCCGGCGTTCAAGGGTGATACTGCCAAACTTTATACACCGGTTGCGGGATCGCCTTCGGAATGGGTCGCCGTCACCAGCGACCCGATCGCTGCCGATTGGAAAGTGGTTGAGTGATGAATGAAAGAATGCGAAAAGATAACAAATACAGCCTGGCAACATCCGATGCGATGTCGCTAGGCTGTATTTTGTGTTCTTGTCGGCTGTTCCTTATTATCCCTTAACTAATAATTCTTCAGTTTACCGGATTGCGCGCATGCCGAGCAGCTCGACGTCGCAGGCCAAATGATCCGCAGCAACGGTTTGTTCATACATCAGGTCGGTGGACAGGTATTTTTTGTTGTCGTCGGCAAAAACGGTCGCGACGACGGCATCCTTATTGCCGAGCAGATCCTGTGCCTTCAGGACGCCCAGAAAGTTGGCACCCGAGGAGATGCCGACGCCGAGGCCGAGTACGCGCGCGAGTTTGCGTGACATGTTGATGGCGTCGCAGTCATCGATCGATAGGATGTTGTCCAGTTGGTCCAGTTTGACGATGGCGGGCACAAACTCGTCGCCGATGCCGAAAATCCGGTGCGGACCGACGACTTTTCCGCAAGTCGCCATCGTCGGGGAGGAGGCCGGATCGAGCGGGAAGGCCAGGCAGTCCGGGTAGCTTTCCTGCAGAATCTCTTTGACGCCCATCAGCGTTCCGCCGGTACCGACACCGGCGACGAAGCCTTGCGGTCTTTTGCCCAAAGCCGCCAGTTGAGCCAGGATTTCTTTCCCGGTTGTCGCGTAGTGGGCGGCGCAGTTTTCAGGGTTGGAGAATTGGTGCGGCAGGAAGGCGCCTTCAGTTTCGCCCATCCGATCGGCGAGGGCGATCGAACCGGTGAAGCCGCCTTCCGCCTTG contains these protein-coding regions:
- a CDS encoding cysteine synthase family protein; the encoded protein is MTINKKMSEKFDGLAALIGHTPMLEISLLYKGELRLVYAKAEYYNYSGSIKDRVACHILRQAYETGAIAEGMPIAEATSGNTGIAFSAIGAYLGNPVTIFMPDWMSQERINLIESFGATIRLVSKAEGGFTGSIALADRMGETEGAFLPHQFSNPENCAAHYATTGKEILAQLAALGKRPQGFVAGVGTGGTLMGVKEILQESYPDCLAFPLDPASSPTMATCGKVVGPHRIFGIGDEFVPAIVKLDQLDNILSIDDCDAINMSRKLARVLGLGVGISSGANFLGVLKAQDLLGNKDAVVATVFADDNKKYLSTDLMYEQTVAADHLACDVELLGMRAIR